The Triticum aestivum cultivar Chinese Spring chromosome 7B, IWGSC CS RefSeq v2.1, whole genome shotgun sequence genome window below encodes:
- the LOC123158969 gene encoding predicted GPI-anchored protein 58, protein MRRNQHQENRRVDAPRARAPSATSATTRTAPPAARARATRAAPSAPSAPAPTARTAPTTTRAVPRAAPSAPAPTARTSPTTTRAVPRSAPSAPAPTRPSSSSAAADRPSSSSATVARSRAKKTFIPPRLSGTGRVRKPSYKMSEWFNCSQGSKK, encoded by the exons ATGAGAAGGAACCAACACCAG GAAAACAGGAGAGTTGATGCACCAAGGGCAAGAGCTCCTTCTGCAACCAGTGCAACAACAAGGACAGCTCCACCAGCAGCAAGGGCAAGAGCAACTAGGgcagctccttctgctccttcTGCTCCTGCTCCAACAGCAAGGACAGCTCCAACAACAACTAGGGCTGTACCTAGggcagctccttctgctcctgcTCCAACAGCAAGGACATCTCCAACAACAACTAGGGCTGTACCTAGGTCAGCTCCTTCTGCTCCTGCTCCAACAAGGCCAAGTTCATCTTCTGCTGCTGCTGATAGGCCTAGTTCATCTTCTGCTACTGTTGCTAGGTCAAGGGCAAAGAAAACATTCATACCACCAAGACTGTCAGGTACTGGAAGAGTGAGAAAGCCATCATACAAGATGTCTGAATGGTTCAATTGTTCTCAAGGCAGCAAGAAGTGA